DNA sequence from the Nicotiana tomentosiformis chromosome 3, ASM39032v3, whole genome shotgun sequence genome:
GATATATTTTCACCGATACAACTTCATCAAACTTATTTTTGCGGTTTTACACTTTTTGAATGTTTAATTTGGATGAGACTCTTTTCGAGGAAGGTAATGGTAGTAATTTATGGCTGCTACACGTAATTAATAATGCCCCAATTTGGACGAAGAAGGATCGCGAAAGTACACGCTTGCCATGTCCCCAAAATTATTTCTGCCGACACTAATTAATTAAACACAACACGCATTGCATAAGTACAAAAAAATCACCACTAACAACAAGGTAACCACCATTCAATTATGATGAAATTCAACGAGGAATAAACAAAGTTTATGGTGATAAAAATACAACAATCAATCGAAAATGTTAccggaaataaataaattaaaaaacgaaaaaaagaaggaaaaagaaactACATTGGTTCACACACAAACACAGCAAACTAAGACGACGGAGGAGCTCTTAAGAACCCAGCAGCTTCTTCATCCATGAATAAATCATCAGTCTTCCTTATCGAAGCATGAATCAACACCACAACCACGGCCACCGCTAGCGAAATCAAAATATTCGAAGTGGCATTAGTAAACAGGAGCATAGCGATAGTAAAAACAGAGAGCACAATCAGAACCACACGATCAGAAATCAGACGGCCAAAAATCACCAACGGCTCATCACGGAGAAAATACAAAAACAACCAAATGGCCATCAGAACTATGAACACGATAAGCGAGATCGTGTGCCAGAGGAGGCTTAAGAAGACGATTCCGAGCACTATGATGGCGTAGTTCATCTGGAAGTAGGAGATATTGGTTTTAATTCGTGAAATTGCATCGTTGACTCCAGATGGAAGATTGAGGGAGTGGAAATTGAACATCTCCTTCCATGGACGGCGAGTACCTAATCCTTCCTTTATACGCTCTTTTGCCCTGGAGATGTACTCCACGTTTGCCGGACCTGAAGAGGACGTCGGTATTGTGCCGTAATTCGTCATTTTTTTCGCCGGCGAATAGTCTTCTTTTACTGTTTTGAAATGGAAGCTAAAAGAGGACGGAGTGAATGAGGGGCGTGTTATGTAATGTTGAATTGTTTTATATTGGTCCAAACAAAGTCTGAAAATATCAAGTCGACTTTACATAAAGCTAAGCGACACGTGGCAGTTGATAGCTGACTCCGACGCATCCTTTACACGAAGTTTCTttccttcttgttttcttttttcctttcacAAATTTCATTTGACAAACTCTTTTTAATAAGATGGTTGAAATTTCAACTATGTCACATCCAATCATacctttcattttatttttcgCATATTAGGGGCTAGGTGTCAAATTGAACAGCAATAGTTCAAATGGTTGCTAGTATGAACAAGTAACATTTTAGTTTAAATAGTGATTTTTTAACTAATAGTAGTACATATTTGGCGACCACCTTTGTTGATtactccaactactttctttgtTTATCTGATTAGTCTAATCAAAAGGTTAACATTTTAACACAACAAAAAGGGGAGTGCCTTTTAAATTAACTTTATAGATGGCATAAGAGCAAAAACAATTCAATCTTGAGCAAGTAAGAACTCAGTTTGAACTAATATGATGATTGGATAAGTGGTTTTCATTAGGGAGATTCATGGAAGGATTTAAGAGAGACAGCACAGGCGCAAGGTTAATCCATTTATTTGTAATCCACTCAATCCGCTCAACCTTAGACACATGGTGAATTATGACTCGTTTATTGACTTGACTTAACGTATTGAACCAGAAATGACCGGTCAAAATATCAAGTCAAAGTGAGTCATGTATAGGTCGAAATCTGCCCTAAACTATTTTGGGCAATATAGCACTAAGGAATATGTCAGTCGAGGTCGATCAGAAAATAGCAAGGTTTGTGGTTGAGATGTCAACAACGGGCTAGATCGAACACCATTTGCAGAGTTGTAACAGTTAGTTTTCAAAATGGGATATTAAAGACAATATTCTGGTGGATATTCTCTTCACTTGTAATATTAGGATGTGTTAGGGGTATGTCTCATATATATAGAAAAAGAGACAGTGATGTAGGGCATGTGACATTCACTTGATAATAACAGACTTTTGAGAAAAGATTCTCTCTTTTATaaagatacaaacactaccttttcatcaagattcttgttcatattattccacacttgtcacgacccaaatccgcGTGACCGGCACCCGATACGCTACCCGACCCGAGTGAACCAACTCATATGTCAAGATCAAGTATAATTGCAGAAGCCAATTGAAAATCTTATACATTTTCAAATCAAGTCACAACATATTTTTTATTTCCAAAATCATACATAAAACTTTTCATAAAAATGATATaatcaaattaaataattattcctTCATGCATGATGTCAACAATCTTATTTTTTTACAATCCaacacaactatctatggagcctctataccaaagaacAGAACCAACACTTGGAGTCATTCcaacaaaagaaaataagaatatacatgatagctaccacgaaataaaagtggtgcttcataatatctcggaaagagagtcatcctagcctgaCCGCATGTCACGTATCATACATCATCCTGGAATATGTAAAGTAAGCAGGGCCCTAGAGGGGCCCCTAAGgactgagtacaccacaacggtactcaataagtgtcatagactctctctaacttaagttcttgggacaaactttataaaaataatgcaccaatatttcatataaacgataagaaattttatcaattcatgacccttgttattttaaataacaaccaagtgaaatataacccataatataaacttttaaaacatttacatcaatctaagattttggataaaatcatacaaaattatttcatttgctttaagtcatcgaaatcactttcggctccttaggcctaaacataagaaaatcatccttacctttcactgggagtactataccatcaccgacataagaaggtcaactaggttatatACCTAGCGACAAGTAACATATACCCTATTTTCTCAGGTCGTCTCATTGTAGTGCCGTGCGAATCGACTCAACATGCTAATAATAAcacaaaatagtactctctcgagggAGAGAACTCTGTCGTAGTCTATaacacaaagtggccatctatGCTTatactggcacgtgtagtttaaTGACAACAAACACAATATATCTgaagtcaatctcggtgaacacaagtaactcccaaaatatttgatacttcaaaaatcgATACATAACATAGTAGCTtcaaatgatctatttttatcaactcATGTCATTTATAGAaaaatctaaatcatttgaacgaaaattaaataaacaacagTTTACATGCTAAAGCTTTTAgaaatttaacatcaatctttaaaagataccacaaatGTTATTCTGTTCAtcaatttccaaaagaaatactttctatgaaaacttatctttagcactcaaatatgtatactcttgtcaatacgtaagttttgataaaaaaacttgtaatatttaccttgagtgtcattttgccaacaagatttaaaataaaattttataaaacggcatgacactacatatgcaacataatattctagtacatggagacatccgtacttgtttgtccccataagcacgaaagcacatttgcaaacaacttaagtattaacttgaaacatgcttttagagaaagtctctcaagaagagtaagttttaatcaacttacctcactttcgctttattaacattcataACCTTTCAATCCTCCTTCATCATTCCAATATTGATTGaaatgctcaacatcaccaacaagtcgatatctacaattagatatcctaattatatcaaaatatgacctaagatattgatcaacatcTATATATGGatcataagttggctacaagcctcaaacaactcaaatcgccaaatagttttacatgctagaccattcaacttcattcttatgttttaatacccattcgaagtcattaatgatactacatcaattgtctaTTGCCGTTAAGTTACAATTCatcgtcttccataatcaacacttgcaaaatatacaattcgtgtgattacttagttgatcacttccaacTTTTTCTAACAAATaactccataggttcattgtattcatcaatttcatcgccaagattactaCTCATCTTctatcttattttctcaaaagtactattcatgccatgcactagagttttataatccaatctttcaaccattaaaacttgtaacaaatgcttcaaatacttctaactactcataataaacgagtttgaaacATTGAAATTCCTCTAGTAgttcaatcttgaaaaatcacaactttggtgattttagtgttcttgaggatttgatgatgaagtctagcatttggatgcaagaatgatgttagaactcatgtatattgagtaagaatcaacccaaaacatcattaacaacttacctttagttgattggacttgatttgagctcaaaatcgcccattcacctcaagaaccctaaccccccatactcaaaatactctcctcccccgaccttgtatttataggcccagatttctgggtttcgaaCACGGCTTCGGATGCTTCGCGTCCCCAATTCACTCCTCTTCGAAGCTCagatgcggacctggatgctatggcagcacttcactaccagtctttctttcggacgcggccccggatgcttcgcatccgcagactcccctgccagcctttggtaatttggtcataacctcttgtagaaatgtccaaatgacaaacggtttgaagcgttagaaactagactcgaagatctttcatttgaaaggttttccatcacataactccttgtagatatgctcgtcgaaagtttggtcttgtgcgtactcatttggaactttagtctatcatgtaatttccaacttgacttagacttagggctacCTTAgacccacatcacttataatatgcctcgtacacctCGTCtgtacacaaaataatataattagcgcacatcaactttcttaatagcgcttaagtatttCGAAGTTTTACGGGGTGCTACAACACTTTTTCATAAGATCCGAAAATAATTCGAACATTCGAAGATTTATCTGTCATTCATCACTGTCAGGAGGCACAATCATCTagttcatcctttattgggtgaactacttttcctatttagttaaatattatttaatattatttattgttaGTTCTCCCCAATTATTGTCCACACTTTTCAGAACAATCAATGTATGTTATAGTCAACACATTTCCAGATCTGTCTAATGTTACTCACGTTTTTTGAACTCACATCtagagatattatttttaactaggtttaacccattattatacaaactcaaatattttagcGAAAAAtcatactttttggtcaaacaagtcaAACAACATACTCGAGGGATCAAATTTTAAACCTATGTAATTAGGGTCAGTAATCATGAATTGGGTCGACTATATATGTAAAGACCCATTAAAATTCAAAGCAAGCCCAAAAAAAGAGTATGATCATATTGAGTGGGTTTATGatcctttattttattcctttttcACATAAACAAACGTGAACTCTTTCTTAATCCGTCCCTGATCCCACCTGTAAAAAAGAGAGAGGTGAGAGATGCATGTGACGAAGTGGTCAAAGTATGTCCCGAGAGGGACACTCGTAAAACATACCTCCATATATAGAAGAGGGTCTCTTGGCAATGGCCCAAGAATTGTTTAATTAGAAGATAAAAATTGAAGTAGTGGGAGAAGGTGAAGGGGATAAGACTACACTAAACGTCGTGGGGACGGCGATGATGTAGAGACGGCAAGGCAACAACGAAGCCGGCCATTCGCACCACGTGGTTTGTCTCGGTCTACACGGAAAAAAGCtcctttttatttgttttttttctttgtcgctttttttccttttaaacttATATATTATGATATATAGTATATCATACTATCGAAGTAGTAGTATgatatatagtatatattattTATGAAACTTATGTAGTATgatatatagtatatattataGGTTCGAGCTATCGAAGTACTCATTAATGTTTATTAGGATAAGTTATCTACATAAAATCCCTAAAGATATTATTTTTTTTCGATCACGTGAATACGAGATACTTTGTGTATCGagctaaaaaataaataaatatatatttatgaaAATAGGTGCTGATAAATAAAGTAGCTTAAGACTTAAGAATAGCTAAAATTGAAGTGCATAAGAGCACATTCAGGAACCCCATGTGAGACTCTACCTTTTCACCACGAGTCCTTGCTTCATCTACTTAATTTGTTTTGTTGTTTAGCATTCGGTATTGAAATTTATTGGTCAGATTCGAATTTGCACTAAGTAAAcatataaagataataaaatgttCTTGATCAGGAAGGTTTTTTTTTTTCCTGATCCTAGATATCAAATAGAAAATCTTTAACTAAGAGTAAAATATATTCGTTTATTATCACTGGTAACAGGGGTGGAGGGAAATTATTAGCTACCAATTCGGTCAAATCTAGTAATTTTATTACTAAGTCCTAGGATATCCAATATCAACAAAAGTGGGGATATATAAGTAggagtggcaaacgggcgggttAGGTTGGATATGGTTCGGGTCGAAAACGAGTAatgaaaaatggataaattatccgacccgacccatatttaatacggataaaataCGAGTTAACCGACagataatatgggtaaccatattatccatggattcatgaatatgatcacttttgggagaatttatagtctcccaaacttgaggaacccccaatctgaggctttacaaatgtagaaattaaactcattagttatccattggttactGATGTGATGCCAAAATGCTttacttttagcacattactcgccctatattttgttggtctaATGAGTTATTgtgcgatatttgagctaaactgtgttgttttatgtgtaaaAACATCGGAAGGAATCATCAAATGAAAattgcacaaaaagaggacaGAAATACAAGAAAATAGCACAAAAGCATCAAGTATCCAAATCGTGCTACAGACAAGGCTTTgcaaggtctatagccaggttgaccgtgctatagaccaggctttgcgaggtctatagccaggtcgatcgcgctatagaccaggctttgcgaggtctatagccaggtcgactgcgctatagaccaggcttcgcgaggtctatagctaggttgaccgcgctatagaccaggctttgcgaggtctatagccaggtcgacCGCGTTATAGACCAGGCTTCACGAGGTCTATAGCACGGTAATTAAAAATCGCGGGTTAAAAGACCCAAACCCTAAATTGGACCTAGGGATTGATATAAATACTCCCCAAATGAGTTATTCTAGGGTTGGACATGATTTTGGAGAAGAAATAGGCTGCCAAGCACTGTGGAGCAAGAATCAAACGAGTTTTCCCTTCCTTTATCTCTTTACTTTGTAGTTTCATGTCTTTAAACATTATGttgattgttgttgtatttatgagtagctaaactctttaatctaaggtttgatggaacctattggaggatgattctctACTGcatttaatatagatttgcctttgatttttctctacttgttcaaccatattttcattgttgttaattgaagagctctcaattaactgtgcctatttagtatgtatattgctagagagagagagagagagagagagagagagagagagagagagagagagagagagagtgcacatttaggtagttgttgaacaacaccactcctaacgtagttgagagatcgatacggagggtttaaaggcgggattagagataacaaagtCTTGGTGCGATCGTCGTGAGCGgtaaattagtgccagctagcgtagttcgagagaatacatctagtaaattgtagtagttgcatgagagagagctacgacactttaagtactcacgatcggtagaaaatatttaggcgaatttatagaaaacgtagcgggaagattccgacaatagaaAAAATCATAACCttaaactttttcaaattttgtctacaatatttgccttgttagttataaattactgcatttttaattactttgatcttagttagtaaactctcaaattgttttataatatttctgattacttgaattcgtgcAAAACTATTAGTTGTAATTAACACGTTATTTCCCTGTGGGTTTCGACTCCGAACTTGTgaaccagattatatttgcaacaaCCGCTAGAtctcttaggaggcatagttgggcgtgatcaaattttggcgccgttaccGGGGAAGCAACAATGTTACTAATTACAACTATAAGAATTGTTAGGATTCTTAGTTTATTCAATTTTCTCCATTTTTATTCATtacattgaaattctaacgtttgtGGTCTTGTGTGTTATAGGTGTATGCCTAGAAACTcttcaagaactggtgaattatTTGAAGCATTACCGGATCTTGagaaaactttcaaggcattaaatcgtgcaaacaagaaagACAAACAACATCATCACCCAAAAGAACAAATTGAACTAGACATGGGTGACGCTTTGGATAATCAAAGCAATCGAAATAATGTGAATGACCTGAATAATCAGggtgtggcacctcttgtgccagaagtaGCTTTGTATGATTGGGCACATTCCACTGCTGAAAATTTGGCAactgcaattgcagtccctcagatacaagcggagtcatttcaaatcacaaacaacatgctacatctgctgcaaaATAAGAGACTATTCTCtgggtcttacattgaagatccacaACAGCATCTGAAAAATTTTCTGTCAATTTGTATCACGCAAAGGCAACCAAATGTGACACTGGAAAGACTGATGTTGTTTCCATTCTCAGTGACCGGAGAAGCCCAAACTTGGCTTAATTCGCTCCCCATAAATTTCATCAcaacttgggaggaattagtcaagcagttTTTGAATaagttctacccacccaataagactgccaagcatgttgatgagatattgagcttcaggcagaaACCAGGTGAAACATtacaagaaacgtgggagagATTCAAAGGTATGCTGGtcaagtgtccacatcatggcattccagatcagatgttgggacaATAGTTTTACATGGGATTGACGGATAATttgaaggccaatgttgatgcttcagcaggtggagcatttttgagcaagTCATTTAGATAATGTAAAGTCCTACTAGATAtaatggctcaaaactcaggcTGGATGACAAGAGACACTACAATCACCCCTATAATTCACTCAGTAGCATTGGACCCGAACAACTCCATAGCCAAGAATATGGCTACTCtaatgacacaaatgagtatcctcaccaagaagattgatgtatcaggccagaagcaggtacacatagttgacaCGACCAATGGGGGATTATATACACCATGCATTAAACAACCATACATGTGTTCGTGGAGTGGTGAAAGTGACAACCAGAATTATCAAGAGAACATAAACTATGTGGGAAACTATGCCAGAgacaaggtggtcagaattgggggcaTCAAAACTAGCAATATAGACAAGCACAACAACAGTACAATAATACCAACAATCTTGGAGCTATGCGACCACGTAAGTGCCAATTGAGTTAGATGAGTCAACTGGGCTAACAGAAATAAGAGTGCAGCCAGCCCACGAGGAAATAAACAAGGAAAAGGAGGTTGCGGAAGAGACTGAGAAAATGCAAGAGAAGGTTTTAGAAAAAGTGCCTGAGCAGGATCTAACTCAAAGCTACAGAAAAGAAGCGACCTCCAGCACCCTTCCCGCAGAGGTTGGCAAAATATCAGAAGGATGAACAGTACAAAAAATTCATGAAAATGCTGAAGTAAATTCAGGTAAACATTCCTCTAGCTGATGCTTTGAGGGAGATGTtcggttatgcaaaaatgatgaaggacttgatgtctcgtaagttcGACTTCCAAGACTTGGCAACTGTCATATTGACACAGACTTGTAGCGCTGTTGTGTCAAGACCTATAGCTGAGAAGTTATCTGACCCTGGAAGCTTCATAATTCCATGCACCATAGGTAGCTATGCAGTTGCcaaagcattgtgtgatttgaGAGCAAGTATAAATCTGATGCTATTGTCTATCTATAAaaagttaggcattggaagagcaaggCCCACATCTATGTTACTGCAGCTAGCTGACCGAATGATAAAAAGGCCATCAGGTATACTTGACGATGTACTTGTGCAAGTTGGAAAATTTGTGTTtccagcagattttgtcattttggactgcaaggttgatgaggagattcccataattttgggaaggtcGTTCTTAGCCAAAGGGAGAGTTCTGATTGATTGTGAAATGGGGGAGCTGAAAATGAGGCTGaataataaagaaataacatTTAATGTGCAAAAGTATATGCGGCGACCCAATGAGTTTGCAAATTGCTCTTTGTTAGACACGATGGATGtaatcatggaggaagatgaTGAGTCACTTAATGCAAAAGACCCTCTAATAGCCTGCCTTGTGAACTTTGAAGAAGTAAATGGTGAGGACTTGGCAGAATGGGTGTTGGCTCTTCAAGGGcaagggtactggaaaagagagctcgaattcgagccTTTACACTCGGAAGAAAGAAAGACCCCTCCAGCCAAGCAATCGATCGAAGCACCACCACAATTGGAGCTGAAACTGCTACCatctcacctcaggtatgctttcttggtACCTAATTtgactttacctgttattatctcatctggtttaTTAGATGTGCAGGTggaacaacttttgcaggtgttGAAAGAGTGCAAGAatgcaattggttggaccattgcagACATTAAGGGTATCTGCCTGGccttctgcatgcataaaattcTACTGGAATAtaggcacaaaccttccagagaacatcaaagaaggcttaACCCTAACATAAAA
Encoded proteins:
- the LOC104095350 gene encoding PRA1 family protein F2-like; translated protein: MTNYGTIPTSSSGPANVEYISRAKERIKEGLGTRRPWKEMFNFHSLNLPSGVNDAISRIKTNISYFQMNYAIIVLGIVFLSLLWHTISLIVFIVLMAIWLFLYFLRDEPLVIFGRLISDRVVLIVLSVFTIAMLLFTNATSNILISLAVAVVVVLIHASIRKTDDLFMDEEAAGFLRAPPSS